In Leptotrichia hongkongensis, the genomic stretch TCTCCTCAGGATTATAATAAAATCTTACAATTCTTACATTAGGCTGATTGCTGGAATCTGAAGAAGCTATTGCCATATCAGTAGTTTTTTCCATAATTTCTAAAAAGTTATTTGTTATATCCATAATTTCCTCCTTAAATTTATATTTTGAATTATACTTCAAAATAGTATCAAAATATGGTACTATTAAAATAAAAAATTAGGAGAAAAATGAAAAAATCAGAGCGAATTAATGATATGATGATATATCTTAATAATAAAGAGACTTTTAATTTAAAAGATATTATGGAAAAATATAGTATTTCAAAAAATACAGCTTTAAGAGACATAAGATCTCTTGAGGAAATCGGGATGCCAATTTATTCTTTCAGTGGGAGAAATGGAAGATATAAAATTTTAAAAAATAAACTGCTCTCTCCTGTCTTGTTCAATGTAAATGAAATATATGCATTATACTTCACTATGCTTACGTTAAAAGGATACAAAACAACACCTTTTCATTTAGATATTGAAAAATTGAAAGAAAAATTTAAAAACTGTCTTCCACAAAGGCAAGTGGAGGAAATTAACAAAATGGAGACAATATTAAATTTTGAAGTTTCAAAGCATCAAAATGAAAGTCCATTTTTAAAGAAAATTCTTGAAAATTCAATAGAAGAAAAAGTTTGTAAAATTTTGTATAAAGAAGAAAAGAAAGACAAATATTATTTTGTTCAGTTTTTCAAAATATCATCTGTTTACGGCCAGTGGATTGCTTCAGGATATGATTTTGAAGATAGGGAAATTAAAAATTTTCAATGTGATAAAATTATTCATTTAGCAGAGGATGATAAATTTGAATCAATTTCTTTTGAAAAGTTTGTTAATTTAAATTCAGATATGTATAAAATTCATGATTGCAATATGATAAATTTTGAGCTTGAAGTATAGTTTTAAGTGAAGTATCATAGTTTTGTAATTATATGTAGTAAAACAGCTTTAAAATTAAACTCAAAAGTTATAATTATTTTACTCAAACCTTAAATTTATATAATTTTAGTAGTTTAATTTAAAATAGATTTGAGCATATGTCATAAAAATTTTAGAATATATTTAGATTAATTGTATAAAAAAATTTCATCAGTTGAGAAAAGAGATGAAATATGTTATTATTAAAGAACAAAAAATGTAAGAAATGGGGGAAATTAT encodes the following:
- a CDS encoding helix-turn-helix transcriptional regulator — translated: MKKSERINDMMIYLNNKETFNLKDIMEKYSISKNTALRDIRSLEEIGMPIYSFSGRNGRYKILKNKLLSPVLFNVNEIYALYFTMLTLKGYKTTPFHLDIEKLKEKFKNCLPQRQVEEINKMETILNFEVSKHQNESPFLKKILENSIEEKVCKILYKEEKKDKYYFVQFFKISSVYGQWIASGYDFEDREIKNFQCDKIIHLAEDDKFESISFEKFVNLNSDMYKIHDCNMINFELEV